The Sulfolobus acidocaldarius DSM 639 genome has a window encoding:
- a CDS encoding mRNA surveillance protein pelota, translating to MKILEFNDKRGSLKLHVENEDDLWLLHIIIKKGDRIVAKTTRDISMGKDSRRIPMTIELQVEYTEFQNFTTRLRIHGLILDAPERFGIKGAHHTVNLDIGDEVIIIKEQWSNYELEKIREQEEKKGKLLIALVDVDEYIIALLMKQGVKILAEKSLQTPGKDNDVVNENIEEMANEIISFVKLTGVNVIIIAGPGPFKDMVNQKIKQIDNKLIVYVDSVSSASRAGLNELLRRDIIDQVYREFEIAQQLKILESIMENLAKNTGLVVYGIEDIKKANELGAVDKLLITEDYLTDTGREIIDELLRDIEKKKGKIMIVPKDSPIYYQVKNLTGIVSLLRFRIN from the coding sequence ATGAAGATTTTAGAATTTAATGACAAAAGAGGATCGCTCAAACTTCACGTAGAAAATGAAGACGATTTATGGCTATTACACATTATAATAAAAAAGGGAGATAGAATAGTCGCCAAGACCACCAGAGATATCAGTATGGGAAAAGACAGTAGGAGAATTCCAATGACTATAGAACTACAGGTGGAATATACGGAATTTCAAAATTTTACCACTAGGCTTAGAATACACGGACTAATACTTGACGCACCAGAAAGGTTCGGAATAAAAGGAGCTCATCATACTGTAAATTTAGATATTGGTGATGAAGTGATCATAATAAAAGAACAATGGAGTAATTATGAATTAGAGAAAATAAGAGAACAAGAGGAGAAAAAAGGTAAACTACTAATTGCATTAGTGGACGTAGATGAATATATCATAGCATTATTGATGAAGCAAGGTGTGAAAATCCTAGCAGAGAAAAGTCTCCAGACTCCAGGGAAGGATAACGATGTAGTAAATGAAAATATTGAGGAAATGGCAAATGAAATAATCTCGTTCGTAAAACTCACAGGCGTAAACGTGATTATAATTGCAGGACCAGGTCCTTTTAAAGATATGGTAAACCAGAAAATAAAACAGATTGATAATAAGTTGATCGTATATGTAGATAGCGTATCGTCAGCTAGTAGAGCGGGGTTAAATGAATTACTCAGAAGGGATATTATAGATCAGGTATACAGGGAATTTGAAATAGCACAACAATTAAAAATACTTGAAAGTATAATGGAAAATCTAGCTAAAAATACCGGATTAGTCGTATATGGCATAGAAGATATAAAGAAGGCTAATGAACTAGGTGCGGTGGATAAATTACTAATTACTGAAGACTATCTAACTGATACTGGTAGGGAAATTATTGATGAGCTCTTGAGGGATATTGAGAAAAAGAAGGGAAAGATCATGATAGTACCAAAGGATTCTCCAATCTACTATCAAGTTAAAAATTTGACAGGAATAGTCTCTCTACTGAGGTTTAGAATAAACTAA
- a CDS encoding DUF1122 family protein codes for MLSGKVGNKLVIESIDVKDTQIKELKTFILYVNGRKVGRTFYFTGREYYLPWIEIDYDPWLREIDGEVDLFNFIYNVLPPGGKLFVTYIRDKETADMLYQGFSPADTPLGFSLLKAGFTWFKNWYFPEGGNEGAPKIQANKPLNDTDMIRQLRELLDEVKRNEVKAFIESKIAKRKS; via the coding sequence ATGCTAAGCGGTAAGGTAGGGAATAAATTAGTTATAGAGAGCATAGACGTAAAAGACACTCAAATAAAAGAACTGAAGACATTCATTCTTTATGTAAATGGAAGGAAAGTTGGTAGGACGTTTTATTTTACTGGAAGGGAGTATTATTTGCCTTGGATAGAAATAGATTATGACCCATGGCTTAGGGAAATTGATGGGGAAGTTGATTTATTCAATTTTATCTACAATGTACTTCCTCCTGGTGGTAAACTATTTGTAACTTACATAAGGGACAAGGAAACTGCTGACATGTTATATCAAGGTTTTTCGCCTGCCGATACACCGTTAGGTTTCTCTCTGCTAAAAGCAGGCTTCACGTGGTTTAAAAACTGGTATTTCCCTGAAGGAGGTAATGAAGGTGCTCCTAAGATTCAAGCCAATAAGCCGTTAAACGATACAGATATGATTAGACAGCTCAGAGAACTATTAGATGAAGTTAAAAGGAATGAAGTAAAAGCTTTCATAGAGAGTAAGATTGCTAAAAGGAAATCCTGA
- a CDS encoding site-2 protease family protein codes for MNNIVYFALGILLFWLVMYTFRRRLEKRGFVVYPFMLLWKKQTRSEWFPNFARKRAYKIFDKIAVVLGVISLVLGLALILYVFLNSVFPSSSGSTVSLQPIIPGITVGLDQLPYILLAIGISVTLHELAHAISATSNGIKVRSGGLLLLIFFPGAFVEPDEEEFKSASSISRLKIISAGIAVNLILAAIFFPLANFLPANLSQGLLIVGEKQYFPAYNASIPVNSIILKVDGNAVKVPQQLSYYLDQGRTHILTLLYPNGSINSITINTTQTHQIGVYITYYFPQGLLGLLQFITWMFTVNFSLALLNGAPLIITDGGKVFTEITRKLGLGDRESYLIQSVFTVILIGAILFSFNPLG; via the coding sequence ATGAATAACATAGTATACTTTGCCTTAGGTATATTACTTTTCTGGCTAGTAATGTACACGTTTAGAAGACGACTGGAAAAAAGGGGATTCGTGGTTTACCCTTTCATGTTACTGTGGAAAAAACAGACAAGAAGTGAATGGTTTCCAAATTTTGCTAGGAAACGGGCGTACAAGATATTTGATAAAATTGCAGTTGTGCTTGGAGTAATTTCATTAGTGTTAGGCTTAGCTCTAATATTATATGTTTTCCTGAACTCTGTATTCCCGTCTAGTTCAGGGTCTACAGTTTCGTTACAGCCCATAATCCCGGGTATAACAGTTGGTTTAGACCAATTACCCTATATCCTCCTTGCAATTGGAATCTCTGTCACACTACACGAATTAGCTCATGCAATATCAGCTACCTCTAACGGCATTAAGGTAAGGAGTGGCGGTCTTTTACTTCTCATTTTCTTTCCGGGAGCATTTGTGGAGCCTGATGAAGAGGAGTTCAAATCTGCCAGCTCCATATCTAGACTTAAAATAATATCCGCTGGAATAGCTGTAAATCTGATCTTAGCAGCCATATTCTTTCCCTTAGCCAACTTTCTACCTGCAAACCTTTCGCAAGGTTTACTTATAGTAGGTGAAAAACAATATTTTCCAGCTTATAATGCTTCAATACCCGTTAACAGTATAATATTGAAAGTAGATGGAAATGCGGTAAAAGTACCTCAACAATTATCTTATTATCTAGATCAAGGAAGAACTCATATACTTACCTTATTATATCCCAATGGTTCAATAAACTCAATTACGATTAATACAACACAAACACATCAGATAGGTGTATACATTACTTATTATTTTCCTCAGGGACTACTTGGATTGCTTCAATTCATAACATGGATGTTCACTGTTAACTTCAGCCTTGCACTGCTAAACGGCGCCCCATTAATTATCACAGATGGAGGAAAAGTTTTCACAGAAATAACAAGAAAATTAGGATTGGGAGATAGGGAATCTTATCTTATACAATCAGTATTTACTGTAATCCTCATAGGAGCAATATTGTTCTCTTTTAATCCTCTTGGATGA
- the rimI gene encoding ribosomal protein S18-alanine N-acetyltransferase, translated as MIIISDAREEDLPEIYDVELESFDNPYPFSLLRAYYYISGDLFIVAKSGDKVIGYILGIIQFGYRGHIVSIAVKKDKRGSGIGTKLISELENRFKLAYHCIHSYLEVYYKNISAINFYIKNGYKAVRIQKDYYGREKHAIIMIKSLYDHQNGFE; from the coding sequence TTGATAATTATATCTGACGCTAGGGAGGAGGATTTACCTGAAATTTATGATGTAGAATTAGAGAGTTTTGATAATCCTTATCCGTTTTCTTTACTTAGAGCGTATTATTATATATCTGGTGATCTCTTTATCGTTGCTAAAAGCGGTGATAAGGTTATTGGGTATATTCTAGGCATAATACAATTTGGTTATAGGGGACATATAGTATCTATAGCGGTAAAAAAAGATAAGAGAGGAAGTGGTATTGGCACTAAACTTATCTCTGAACTAGAAAATAGGTTTAAATTAGCTTATCATTGTATCCATTCGTACCTAGAAGTTTATTATAAAAATATATCTGCTATCAATTTCTATATAAAGAACGGTTATAAAGCAGTAAGGATTCAGAAGGACTATTATGGAAGAGAAAAGCATGCCATAATTATGATTAAGAGCCTATACGATCATCAAAATGGCTTTGAGTAA
- a CDS encoding nucleotidyltransferase domain-containing protein, producing MEVAYTNEHWKVLIEKRKIAMEILNYLTKLGMEGFVYGSVARGDVNKESDIDIVIFNPNILGLDLISCDHKFIVQATPFSTPKAYISLDHEEKKVISFPLSKLTKKETEFYYFGGLLSRDEIIKDIRAPGVNKKLSIIIPTKEGHIELPLKGNEDYAVKVIKNVSKDTIMERERLLTKREEKGHTGIFIKYELTREESLQEAFRDLYKSNKYFRRVIDAKR from the coding sequence ATGGAGGTAGCTTATACTAATGAGCACTGGAAAGTACTTATAGAGAAGAGAAAAATTGCTATGGAGATTTTGAATTATTTAACCAAACTTGGAATGGAGGGTTTTGTTTACGGTTCTGTTGCCAGAGGCGACGTAAATAAGGAAAGTGATATAGATATTGTGATATTTAATCCTAATATTCTGGGTCTGGATTTAATATCTTGTGATCATAAATTTATAGTGCAAGCAACACCTTTTTCCACTCCTAAGGCATATATTTCATTGGATCATGAGGAGAAGAAAGTCATTTCATTTCCATTATCCAAATTGACAAAGAAAGAGACTGAATTCTACTACTTTGGTGGATTATTGAGCAGAGATGAGATAATAAAGGACATTCGAGCTCCTGGTGTTAATAAAAAGCTATCAATTATAATTCCCACCAAGGAGGGACACATTGAACTTCCATTGAAAGGTAATGAAGATTATGCTGTAAAAGTGATTAAGAATGTTTCAAAGGATACAATAATGGAAAGGGAAAGATTATTGACTAAAAGAGAGGAGAAGGGTCATACTGGAATCTTTATTAAATATGAACTTACCAGGGAGGAAAGTTTACAAGAGGCTTTTAGAGATTTATATAAGTCAAATAAGTATTTTAGAAGAGTGATAGATGCTAAGCGGTAA
- a CDS encoding radical SAM protein: MLKGNPEIGLYNLDLPKGCELCRMGGKLVVFITGECGDNCYYCPVSEQRFGKDKAFANEAPAENLVDFIYEAYRMRALGAGITGGDPLIRIDKVVSLIKKFKDEFGQEFHIHLYTSGRYVTKDVLSELERAGLDEIRFHPLKREYLRAIEKAVQFNFDVGIEVPAIPGQEQELEKLILWSKAIGVKFVNMNELELTERNYAPLNARGFKSAHGLAGVNGSFETAYATLRKLHEEKIALHYCSSVYKDLVETRTRFLRIIKYSSKAYEEGTGEGTVLRAVVKSSQDLSDYGEEIEKGVWSISPSLITHLGVNEYVLVEEYPDWRKLKIGEKLVYSKPQ; encoded by the coding sequence TTGCTAAAAGGAAATCCTGAGATTGGATTATATAATCTTGATCTGCCTAAAGGTTGCGAGCTATGTAGGATGGGGGGTAAGCTTGTAGTTTTTATCACAGGTGAATGTGGGGATAATTGCTACTATTGTCCGGTAAGTGAACAGAGATTTGGGAAGGATAAGGCGTTTGCTAATGAAGCGCCTGCTGAAAACCTGGTAGATTTTATTTATGAAGCCTACAGAATGAGGGCGTTAGGTGCAGGAATTACAGGCGGAGATCCCTTGATAAGAATTGACAAAGTAGTAAGTTTGATTAAGAAATTTAAGGACGAATTTGGTCAGGAATTCCACATTCACCTGTATACTAGTGGTAGATATGTAACTAAGGATGTTCTAAGTGAACTAGAAAGAGCCGGCTTGGACGAAATTAGATTTCACCCTCTAAAAAGAGAATACCTTAGAGCAATAGAGAAAGCAGTGCAGTTTAATTTCGATGTGGGAATAGAGGTTCCTGCAATACCAGGACAAGAACAAGAGTTGGAAAAGTTGATATTATGGTCAAAAGCGATAGGAGTTAAGTTCGTTAACATGAATGAGCTAGAACTAACGGAAAGGAATTATGCACCTTTAAATGCTAGAGGTTTTAAAAGTGCCCATGGACTTGCAGGAGTAAATGGAAGTTTTGAAACGGCTTATGCTACTTTGAGAAAATTACATGAAGAGAAAATTGCACTCCACTACTGTAGCTCAGTTTACAAAGATTTAGTGGAGACCAGAACTAGGTTCCTGAGAATTATAAAGTACTCATCTAAAGCCTATGAGGAAGGAACGGGAGAGGGAACAGTTCTAAGAGCCGTAGTGAAGTCTTCTCAAGATCTAAGTGATTACGGTGAAGAGATAGAAAAGGGAGTCTGGAGTATTTCACCATCTCTGATTACTCACTTAGGAGTAAATGAGTACGTATTAGTGGAGGAGTATCCTGATTGGAGGAAACTTAAGATAGGAGAGAAGTTAGTTTATTCTAAACCTCAGTAG
- a CDS encoding transcriptional regulator: protein MTKRINAPCERASREIIPVVKNLIANNLYAKGYTYKQIGEILGVSATEINYLIRGLRGTNELRDILKKDKEFTELVESYVTSGEEFLSLCPLCSYVRRKVLNWSIICPYDI from the coding sequence ATGACAAAGAGAATTAATGCGCCTTGTGAGAGAGCATCCCGTGAAATTATCCCAGTTGTAAAAAATTTAATAGCCAATAACTTGTACGCAAAAGGATATACGTACAAGCAAATAGGGGAGATTCTAGGAGTTTCAGCTACAGAAATAAATTACTTGATCAGAGGGTTAAGGGGTACTAATGAACTTAGAGACATACTTAAAAAGGATAAGGAGTTTACGGAGTTGGTAGAATCGTATGTGACTAGTGGTGAAGAATTTTTATCATTGTGTCCATTATGTAGTTATGTTAGGCGAAAAGTATTAAACTGGTCTATTATTTGTCCATACGATATATAA
- a CDS encoding cobalamin B12-binding domain-containing protein encodes MKRIKVLVAKLGLDGHDRGAKVVARALKDAGMEVVYTGLRQTPEQIVKAAIQEDVDVIGVSILSGAHIELISMLVKEMKDKKLNDVGLVVGGVIPPQDIPALKQLGVDEVFLPGSSLKEITEKIIKVASDKRGLSFEPVR; translated from the coding sequence ATGAAGCGTATCAAAGTTCTAGTAGCTAAATTAGGATTAGACGGCCATGATAGGGGTGCTAAAGTAGTAGCCAGAGCATTGAAAGATGCTGGCATGGAAGTTGTTTATACTGGTTTAAGACAAACACCTGAGCAAATAGTAAAAGCTGCAATACAGGAAGACGTAGATGTTATAGGAGTAAGTATACTGAGTGGAGCTCACATTGAGTTAATATCAATGTTAGTAAAAGAAATGAAAGACAAGAAACTAAATGACGTAGGCCTTGTAGTTGGAGGAGTTATTCCACCTCAAGATATTCCTGCCCTAAAACAATTGGGTGTAGATGAAGTATTTTTGCCTGGTTCAAGTCTTAAAGAAATAACTGAAAAAATAATAAAAGTAGCCTCAGATAAGAGAGGTCTAAGTTTTGAGCCTGTTAGATGA
- the sac7d gene encoding chromatin protein Sac7d translates to MVKVKFKYKGEEKEVDTSKIKKVWRVGKMVSFTYDDNGKTGRGAVSEKDAPKELLDMLARAEREKK, encoded by the coding sequence ATGGTGAAGGTAAAGTTCAAGTATAAGGGTGAAGAGAAAGAAGTAGACACTTCAAAGATAAAGAAGGTTTGGAGAGTAGGCAAAATGGTGTCCTTTACCTATGACGACAATGGTAAGACAGGTAGAGGAGCTGTAAGCGAGAAAGATGCTCCAAAAGAATTATTAGACATGTTAGCAAGAGCAGAAAGAGAGAAGAAATAA
- the lysS gene encoding lysine--tRNA ligase translates to MKWDERRVKIVDELKSKGINPYPHKYDITHTIIDIKKMERSDKPTDAFAFDISTAGRVANIRRHGKISFVDIFDEGERLQLQLRVNELGDRYDKFFEIVDRGDILGVKGDLLYTIKGELTLRIKDYVLLSKSLIEPPDWSKLSPEFRYAHRYVDFLYNDLARRNMEIRYSTIRRIREFLYSKGFMEVETPILQPVYGGALAKPFMSHVNYLNENWYLRISLELYLKRYIVGGFNKVFEIGKVFRNEDIDVTHNPEFTLLELYWAYADYNDIMRLTEEMLQDVVKNINNDSKIKYSIGGKEYTIEFSQFRKITMIDSLTEVLGKDVDKMSDEELKSLMDKNGLKPRGNMYIRGLMIEKLFDKLVTPTLIQPTFVLDYPVETTPLCKPHRSKQGLVERFELYVAGMELANAYTELNDPIIQDMLFKQEQEMFKRGDEEAHPYDVDFVRALSYGMPPTGGLGIGIDRLIMLLTNNMSIKEIIPYPMLSAKVIQED, encoded by the coding sequence TTGAAATGGGATGAACGACGAGTAAAAATAGTTGATGAGTTAAAGTCAAAGGGAATCAATCCATATCCTCATAAATACGATATAACTCACACCATCATAGACATAAAGAAGATGGAGAGGAGCGACAAACCAACAGATGCGTTTGCTTTTGATATATCAACTGCTGGTAGGGTTGCTAATATTAGGAGACATGGCAAAATCTCGTTCGTAGATATATTTGATGAGGGTGAAAGACTTCAATTACAATTGAGAGTTAATGAATTAGGCGATAGGTATGATAAATTCTTCGAGATAGTAGACAGAGGAGACATATTAGGTGTTAAAGGTGACTTGCTCTATACTATAAAAGGCGAATTAACACTTAGAATCAAGGACTATGTGCTCTTGTCAAAGTCCCTAATAGAACCTCCTGATTGGTCTAAGCTTTCACCTGAATTTAGATATGCTCATAGGTACGTAGATTTTCTGTATAATGATTTGGCTAGGAGAAATATGGAAATTAGATATTCTACAATAAGGAGGATAAGAGAATTCCTTTATTCAAAAGGATTTATGGAAGTGGAAACACCCATATTACAACCTGTTTACGGAGGGGCACTGGCTAAACCGTTTATGAGCCATGTAAACTACCTGAATGAAAACTGGTATCTGAGAATATCTTTAGAATTATATCTCAAAAGATACATTGTTGGTGGATTCAATAAAGTATTTGAAATAGGTAAAGTGTTTCGAAACGAAGACATAGATGTTACACATAATCCAGAATTTACTCTATTGGAGTTATATTGGGCTTACGCAGATTATAATGATATTATGAGACTCACTGAAGAAATGCTTCAAGACGTAGTTAAAAATATCAATAATGACTCCAAAATAAAATACAGTATTGGAGGAAAAGAGTATACGATAGAGTTTTCACAATTTAGAAAAATTACCATGATTGATTCTTTGACTGAAGTTTTAGGCAAAGATGTTGATAAAATGAGTGATGAAGAGCTGAAGTCTCTTATGGACAAGAATGGGCTTAAGCCAAGAGGAAATATGTATATTAGAGGTTTAATGATAGAGAAATTATTTGATAAATTAGTCACTCCAACACTGATACAACCGACCTTCGTTTTGGATTATCCTGTAGAAACAACTCCCCTCTGCAAGCCTCATAGAAGCAAGCAAGGATTGGTGGAAAGGTTTGAACTATACGTAGCTGGAATGGAACTTGCAAATGCTTATACTGAACTGAACGATCCTATAATACAAGACATGCTATTCAAACAAGAGCAAGAAATGTTTAAGAGGGGAGACGAAGAGGCTCACCCATACGATGTCGACTTCGTTAGAGCCCTTAGCTACGGTATGCCTCCTACAGGAGGATTAGGAATAGGTATAGACAGGTTGATAATGTTGTTGACAAATAACATGAGTATAAAAGAAATAATACCATATCCTATGCTTAGTGCTAAGGTCATCCAAGAGGATTAA